In Candidatus Methylomirabilota bacterium, a single genomic region encodes these proteins:
- a CDS encoding iron-sulfur cluster assembly accessory protein: protein MISLTETAAKKISDLRLEEGKPEWGLRIRVVGGGCSGMSYELGWDDTAGADDNVTEANGVKVYVDSKSAPYLQGSEIDYVDNNMLGAGFAIKNPNVKSSCGCGSSHQF from the coding sequence ATGATCTCGCTGACCGAAACAGCTGCGAAGAAGATTTCCGACCTGCGGCTCGAAGAGGGCAAGCCCGAGTGGGGCCTCAGGATCCGCGTGGTGGGTGGTGGGTGCTCCGGCATGTCCTATGAGCTCGGCTGGGACGACACGGCCGGGGCGGACGACAACGTCACCGAGGCCAACGGCGTCAAGGTCTACGTGGACAGCAAGAGCGCACCGTATCTGCAGGGCAGTGAGATCGACTACGTCGACAACAACATGCTGGGGGCGGGCTTCGCCATCAAGAACCCCAACGTGAAGTCGTCCTGCGGGTGCGGTTCGTCGCACCAGTTCTAG
- a CDS encoding molybdenum cofactor biosynthesis protein MoaE: MKVAVRFFARYREAAGRDHVELDLPEGGTVESAWEAVASRFPVLEPYRPFTLFALGTDYVQANHPLRPGDEVCLFPPVSGGAAGDWVEVTTAPLSEERVAAAVGDPGAGGIVLFSGVVRDETGGRRVKYLEYEAHAPMAVAKMSEIAAAVRERWPGVRKVALVHRIGRLEIGESSVMIAVASPHRAEAFEACHFAIDTLKTTVPVWKKEYFEDGEVWVGLQGECSHGRP; this comes from the coding sequence ATGAAGGTCGCCGTCCGGTTCTTCGCCCGCTATCGCGAAGCGGCCGGACGCGATCATGTCGAGCTGGATCTTCCCGAGGGCGGTACGGTCGAATCGGCCTGGGAGGCGGTGGCGAGCCGCTTCCCGGTCCTCGAGCCGTACCGCCCTTTCACGTTGTTCGCCCTCGGAACCGACTACGTGCAGGCCAACCACCCCCTGCGCCCCGGCGATGAGGTCTGCCTCTTTCCCCCCGTGAGCGGCGGCGCGGCCGGCGATTGGGTCGAGGTCACGACCGCACCCCTGTCCGAGGAGCGCGTGGCCGCGGCCGTGGGTGACCCGGGGGCGGGCGGGATCGTGCTCTTCTCGGGCGTGGTCCGGGACGAGACGGGCGGCCGGCGTGTTAAGTATCTCGAGTACGAGGCGCACGCGCCCATGGCCGTGGCGAAGATGAGCGAGATCGCCGCCGCCGTTCGCGAGCGCTGGCCGGGCGTGCGCAAGGTCGCCCTCGTCCATCGGATCGGCCGGCTCGAGATCGGCGAGTCGAGCGTCATGATCGCCGTCGCCTCGCCGCACAGGGCCGAGGCCTTCGAGGCATGTCACTTCGCCATCGACACGCTCAAGACGACGGTGCCCGTGTGGAAGAAGGAGTACTTCGAGGACGGCGAGGTCTGGGTAGGTTTACAGGGAGAATGCAGTCACGGGCGACCGTAG
- a CDS encoding glycosyltransferase family 4 protein: MDRWLYNAGVALHPPADVDLVYGVDLDGFLWARRRRLPFVVSLKGVIADELKNERGWVRILLTVQARWERRNVRRADLVLVPTRYSEEVARRVYGLESSKVAVLPEPIDLDGWAARFAAARPRPRTGATILCVARMYPRKRIGDLLEAAALLRPRGQELSVRIVGQGPDWEMVVRRHRALELGETVALLGDVSPGQLAQEYVSADLFCLPSVQESFGIVFLEAMAAGLAVVTCRAAAMPEVIEDGVTGVLVPPRDPAALAGALEALLRDPARARAMGEAGHRAVAAYGIERVAGRFLDAVRSVVGGMRSR, translated from the coding sequence CTGGACCGCTGGCTCTACAACGCCGGCGTCGCGCTCCACCCACCCGCCGACGTGGACCTCGTGTACGGCGTGGACCTGGACGGCTTCCTGTGGGCCCGGCGGCGGCGGCTGCCCTTCGTGGTCAGCCTCAAAGGCGTCATCGCCGACGAGCTCAAGAACGAGCGCGGCTGGGTGCGGATCTTGCTCACCGTGCAGGCTCGCTGGGAGCGACGTAATGTGCGACGGGCGGATCTCGTCCTCGTCCCCACGCGCTACTCGGAGGAGGTTGCGCGCCGCGTGTATGGTCTGGAGTCCTCCAAGGTGGCCGTGCTGCCCGAGCCCATCGACCTCGATGGCTGGGCGGCGCGCTTCGCCGCCGCGCGACCCCGCCCGCGGACGGGCGCCACCATCCTCTGCGTCGCGCGCATGTACCCGCGCAAGCGCATCGGCGATCTGCTCGAGGCGGCGGCGCTCCTTCGCCCGCGAGGGCAAGAGCTCTCCGTCCGTATCGTCGGCCAGGGCCCGGACTGGGAGATGGTGGTCCGGAGACACCGGGCCCTCGAGCTTGGCGAGACGGTGGCGCTCCTGGGCGACGTCTCGCCGGGACAGCTGGCCCAGGAATATGTGAGTGCCGATCTCTTCTGCCTGCCCTCGGTGCAGGAGAGCTTCGGCATCGTTTTCCTCGAAGCCATGGCCGCGGGGCTGGCCGTGGTCACCTGTCGGGCCGCCGCCATGCCCGAAGTCATCGAGGACGGGGTCACCGGTGTGCTGGTCCCGCCGCGCGATCCGGCCGCGCTGGCGGGAGCGCTCGAGGCGCTCCTTCGCGACCCCGCCCGCGCTCGCGCCATGGGCGAGGCCGGCCACCGCGCCGTGGCCGCCTATGGGATCGAACGGGTCGCGGGGCGGTTCCTGGACGCGGTAAGATCGGTAGTTGGAGGCATGAGATCCCGATGA
- a CDS encoding SDR family NAD(P)-dependent oxidoreductase, with product MSRPEGAGLAGQVAVVTGAGRGIGRAIAQAFAREGAAVALCARSAPELAAVQHEIEAAGGRAVVRSTDVSDETAVAALVSETLRSFGRIDCLVTAAGLAAFGPVAEAKTADWDETMAVNLRGVFLCCRAVLPAMMAARRGTIINIGSIVTGRTLPGSAAYTASKYGLLGLSRVLAEEMRPHGVRVGVLSAGATDTSLWDAAPNPPARARMVRPEQVARAALLMATLEPGATLEEITLLPQDGVL from the coding sequence TTGAGCCGGCCAGAGGGGGCCGGTCTGGCGGGGCAGGTTGCCGTGGTCACCGGCGCCGGGCGGGGCATCGGTCGTGCCATCGCCCAGGCCTTTGCGCGCGAAGGAGCGGCGGTCGCGCTCTGCGCGAGGTCGGCGCCGGAGCTCGCCGCCGTGCAGCACGAGATCGAAGCGGCGGGGGGGAGGGCCGTGGTCAGATCGACCGACGTGAGCGATGAGACGGCCGTCGCCGCTCTCGTGAGCGAGACCCTGCGGTCTTTCGGCCGCATCGACTGCCTGGTGACGGCGGCGGGGCTCGCCGCGTTTGGTCCCGTCGCCGAAGCCAAGACCGCAGACTGGGACGAGACCATGGCCGTCAACCTGCGCGGGGTCTTTCTGTGCTGCCGCGCCGTGCTGCCCGCCATGATGGCCGCGCGCCGGGGCACCATCATTAACATCGGGTCGATCGTGACCGGCCGCACCCTGCCCGGCAGCGCCGCCTATACCGCGAGCAAGTATGGCCTCCTCGGCCTCTCGCGAGTGCTGGCCGAGGAGATGCGCCCCCATGGCGTCCGCGTGGGAGTGCTCTCGGCGGGGGCCACCGATACCTCGCTCTGGGATGCCGCGCCGAATCCTCCCGCCCGGGCCCGGATGGTCAGACCCGAGCAGGTCGCCCGAGCCGCGCTGCTCATGGCGACCCTGGAGCCGGGGGCTACCCTCGAGGAGATCACCCTCCTGCCGCAGGACGGCGTCCTCTGA
- a CDS encoding Do family serine endopeptidase — MRPLRYRLCSMMLLATALVWAPVPAHAQSAPPPAAAPDAKAILQILENAFVSVADRATPSVVNVSVKAKKSAAAEGAPSPETEQRFREFFGPEFYERFFKRRGPRQEPERAAGSGVIVDGRGYILTNHHVIENADEIEVRLSDDRKFPAKLVGRDSKTDLAVLKIEPTGTALPVAALGDSDKLKIGQWAIAIGNPFGLDRTVTVGIISATGRTHVGVATYEAFIQTDASINPGNSGGPLLNLDGRVIGINTAIVSTGQGIGFSIPINMAREVMNQLIDKGRVVRGWLGISIQDLSPDLAAGFGVPGTGGVLVADVMKDSPAEAGGLKAGDIIVELAGSPIKETTDLQKRVAAIAPGRPAALTVLRDRQPTKLSIKIGEQPTDETVVAAVPKGAGLGLSVEPLTPDLARTYGLTGRSGVVVTDVAEGSAAAAAGIRGGDLILEINRRAVGSVEEFRKIVGSLKPGDSVPVQLQRGGGGGREYVVLKAPEKP; from the coding sequence ATGCGTCCGTTGCGATATCGGCTGTGCTCGATGATGTTGCTGGCCACCGCGCTTGTCTGGGCGCCCGTGCCTGCGCACGCACAATCGGCCCCGCCCCCCGCCGCCGCGCCTGATGCCAAGGCCATCCTCCAGATCCTCGAGAACGCCTTCGTCTCGGTGGCCGACCGTGCCACCCCGTCCGTCGTCAATGTCAGCGTCAAGGCCAAGAAGTCCGCGGCGGCCGAGGGCGCGCCATCGCCGGAGACGGAGCAGCGCTTCCGCGAGTTCTTCGGGCCGGAGTTCTACGAGCGATTCTTCAAGCGTCGCGGGCCGCGGCAGGAGCCCGAACGCGCGGCGGGCTCCGGCGTCATCGTGGACGGGCGCGGTTACATCCTCACCAATCATCACGTGATCGAGAACGCCGACGAGATCGAAGTGCGGCTCTCCGACGATCGCAAGTTCCCTGCCAAGCTCGTGGGGCGCGACTCGAAGACGGACCTGGCCGTGCTGAAGATCGAGCCGACGGGCACGGCCCTGCCCGTGGCGGCCCTCGGCGATTCGGACAAGCTCAAGATCGGCCAGTGGGCCATTGCCATCGGCAATCCCTTCGGCCTCGATCGCACGGTCACCGTCGGCATCATCTCCGCCACCGGACGCACCCACGTGGGGGTGGCCACCTACGAAGCGTTCATTCAGACCGACGCCTCGATCAATCCGGGCAATTCCGGCGGTCCGCTCCTCAATCTCGACGGGCGCGTGATCGGCATCAATACCGCCATCGTGTCCACCGGACAGGGGATAGGCTTCTCCATCCCCATCAACATGGCCCGCGAAGTGATGAACCAGCTCATCGACAAGGGCCGGGTGGTGCGAGGCTGGCTCGGAATCTCCATCCAGGACCTCTCTCCCGATCTGGCCGCGGGCTTCGGGGTGCCCGGCACGGGCGGCGTGCTCGTGGCCGACGTGATGAAGGACAGCCCCGCGGAGGCCGGCGGTCTCAAAGCGGGAGACATCATCGTGGAGCTGGCCGGCTCGCCCATCAAGGAGACCACGGACCTGCAGAAGCGCGTGGCGGCCATTGCGCCGGGGCGGCCCGCCGCCCTCACCGTGCTCCGCGATCGCCAGCCGACCAAGCTCAGCATCAAGATCGGCGAGCAGCCGACCGACGAGACCGTGGTGGCCGCGGTGCCGAAAGGCGCGGGGCTCGGGCTCTCCGTGGAGCCGCTGACTCCGGACCTCGCCCGGACCTACGGTCTCACGGGCCGCTCGGGGGTGGTGGTCACCGATGTCGCCGAGGGCAGCGCCGCCGCGGCGGCGGGCATCCGCGGCGGCGATCTGATCCTCGAGATCAATCGACGCGCCGTCGGCTCGGTCGAAGAGTTCCGGAAGATCGTGGGCAGCCTCAAGCCGGGCGATTCTGTGCCCGTGCAGCTCCAGCGCGGCGGGGGCGGCGGCCGCGAGTACGTGGTCCTCAAGGCGCCCGAGAAACCCTGA
- a CDS encoding 6-carboxytetrahydropterin synthase, whose translation MSPGLVYATRKFTFSAAHRYWRSEWSVEENRRLFGNLTVPHGHNYVLEVTVRGMVDPETGMVMDLAELKRVVGDAVILRFDHADLNADPLFSQGAIPTTENLVQAIWDLLLPKLGPERLGRLRLWEDPVFYVEYFGA comes from the coding sequence ATGAGCCCGGGCCTGGTCTATGCAACGCGGAAGTTCACCTTCTCGGCGGCCCATCGCTACTGGCGGTCCGAATGGTCCGTCGAGGAGAACCGCCGCCTCTTCGGCAATCTCACCGTTCCCCACGGTCACAACTACGTTCTCGAGGTAACGGTGCGCGGGATGGTGGACCCGGAGACGGGCATGGTCATGGATCTGGCGGAGCTCAAGCGCGTGGTCGGCGACGCCGTCATCCTGCGCTTCGACCACGCCGACCTCAACGCCGATCCGCTCTTCAGCCAGGGCGCGATTCCCACCACGGAGAACCTCGTGCAGGCCATCTGGGACCTCCTGCTCCCCAAGCTCGGGCCGGAGCGTCTGGGGCGGCTGAGACTCTGGGAAGATCCCGTCTTCTACGTGGAGTACTTCGGCGCGTGA
- the tilS gene encoding tRNA lysidine(34) synthetase TilS translates to MAAVSGGADSVALADVLVSLARELDVTVHLVHVNHGLRPEADAEQASVERLAADLRVPCHVERVTVRRGPPWEGLEAEARRARYGAFRVVAQRVSVQRIATAHTADDQAETVLMRLLEGAGPRGLAGIAPVRGLLIRPLLEARRADIEAHLRARGLPWREDASNRDPRFLRNRIRHDVLPFLERSVDPGIAAGLARSAALVRALVDDLEGAGARELSRLGRRGGAGWVFAIADLRALPHEIAAETLRAAALSLGHSGAMRGAAHRALRRLLAPNVPRGLVSGGGLVIEKSGKWLRVGRGRLPDLEPRDFLVPGALSLPEIGASLEARCFEAGAGYVVPRAASTVVFDADRIPSRLTVRARRRGDRFLPWGGGAQERRLKSFLIDAGVPRWERARVPLLEADGDLIWVAGLRRGQAAPVGSDTRRILEVTLSVPLVVAPPGR, encoded by the coding sequence TTGGCCGCCGTCTCGGGCGGCGCCGATTCCGTCGCCCTGGCCGACGTGCTCGTGAGCCTCGCGCGCGAGCTCGACGTGACCGTCCACCTCGTCCACGTCAACCACGGGCTCCGCCCCGAGGCCGATGCCGAGCAAGCCTCCGTGGAGCGCCTGGCCGCCGATCTGCGCGTGCCCTGCCACGTCGAGCGCGTCACCGTGCGTCGAGGGCCGCCCTGGGAAGGTCTCGAGGCCGAGGCCAGGCGCGCTCGATACGGCGCCTTCCGGGTCGTGGCCCAGCGTGTGAGCGTCCAGCGCATCGCCACCGCGCATACCGCCGACGACCAGGCGGAGACGGTGCTCATGCGACTCCTCGAGGGCGCGGGCCCGCGCGGGCTGGCCGGGATCGCGCCGGTCCGCGGCCTCTTGATCCGGCCGCTGCTCGAGGCGCGCCGGGCCGACATCGAGGCCCACCTCCGGGCGCGCGGCCTGCCCTGGAGGGAGGATGCGAGCAATCGAGATCCGCGCTTTCTGCGCAATCGCATCCGCCACGACGTGCTCCCCTTCCTCGAGCGCTCGGTGGATCCCGGCATCGCGGCCGGGCTCGCCCGCTCGGCGGCCCTCGTGCGCGCCCTCGTCGACGACCTCGAGGGCGCGGGCGCGCGCGAGCTTTCCCGCCTGGGCCGTCGCGGCGGCGCCGGCTGGGTCTTTGCCATCGCCGATCTGCGGGCTCTCCCGCACGAGATCGCCGCGGAGACGCTGCGCGCGGCCGCCTTGAGCCTCGGGCATTCCGGGGCCATGCGCGGCGCCGCCCACCGCGCGCTCCGGCGCCTCCTGGCTCCGAACGTCCCGCGCGGTCTCGTCAGCGGCGGCGGTCTCGTCATCGAGAAGAGCGGGAAGTGGCTCCGGGTGGGACGCGGCCGCCTGCCCGATCTCGAGCCGCGCGATTTCCTCGTGCCGGGTGCCCTGTCGCTGCCCGAGATCGGCGCGTCACTGGAGGCGCGATGCTTCGAGGCCGGCGCCGGCTATGTCGTACCTCGCGCGGCGAGCACGGTCGTCTTTGACGCGGACCGGATCCCCTCGCGCCTCACCGTGCGGGCCCGGCGACGAGGCGATCGCTTCCTGCCCTGGGGCGGCGGCGCCCAGGAGCGTCGGCTCAAGTCCTTCCTGATCGATGCCGGCGTGCCGCGCTGGGAGCGGGCGCGGGTGCCGCTCCTCGAGGCAGACGGCGACCTCATCTGGGTCGCTGGACTCCGCCGAGGCCAGGCGGCGCCCGTGGGATCGGACACGAGGCGTATCCTCGAGGTGACACTCTCCGTGCCTCTGGTGGTCGCCCCGCCCGGGAGGTAA
- a CDS encoding 6-carboxytetrahydropterin synthase, translating to MSALELTRQYHFSAGHRLESPALSPEDNARLYGQCYRQHGHNYLVEVTVQGRRDPVTGMAADLGALDAAVKRLVLDRVDHYDLSSAVPALEGIPTTGENLARTFWDWIAAGLPAGTLRRVAVVETDNNIFEYRG from the coding sequence GTGAGCGCGCTCGAGCTCACGCGGCAGTACCACTTCAGCGCCGGTCACCGACTGGAGAGCCCCGCGCTCTCCCCCGAGGACAATGCCCGCCTCTACGGCCAGTGCTATCGCCAGCACGGGCACAACTACCTGGTCGAGGTGACGGTGCAGGGGCGGCGCGATCCCGTGACGGGCATGGCCGCCGATCTCGGCGCCCTCGACGCCGCCGTCAAGCGGCTGGTTCTCGATCGCGTGGACCACTACGATCTGTCGAGCGCCGTCCCCGCCCTCGAGGGGATCCCCACCACGGGCGAGAATCTCGCGCGCACCTTCTGGGACTGGATCGCTGCCGGCCTGCCCGCGGGAACCCTCCGGCGGGTGGCCGTGGTCGAGACCGACAACAACATCTTCGAATACCGCGGCTGA